The following DNA comes from Halobacillus litoralis.
TCTTCAGCAGCTTCCATCGCGTAAGCCATCGTGTAGATGTACGTATAGAAACGAGTCCCGACATCTTGAATATCAAATAAAAGAACCTCAATATCTTCCAGCATCTCCGGCGTAGGCTTTCGAGTCTCACCATACAAGCTGTATACAGGAAGGCCTGTCTTTTCATCAGTATAAAATTCCACATAATCTCCTGCCTGAGCACTTCCGCGCACCCCATGCTCCGGACCATATAATGCTGTTAAATCAACGTCGTCATCTTCATGAAGCACATCGACAATACTGTTAAAATCCTGATCGATTCCTGTTGGATTCGTGATTAAACCGACTTTCTTGCCTTCAATCAGCTCTTTCTCTTCATCCAAAAGAACCTCTACCCCAAGCTTGAAAGGCTGTTCCTTTTTCTTGTCATGCCCTTTATGCTTGCCCGGGTTGCCATTATGATCGGCAAAAACGACTGAGAAGGTGGACCATGTCATCATGAGTACAAGAGCGAACACTAACCATTTTTTCAAAAAAACCTCTCCCTTTTTAAATTCTGGTTAATCTGAGTGACTAATTATGCCTTTTGGAAGAACTTGTACAGGGGCTAAATACGCTTGTACGGTAAATGCACAGCTTTCTCCACCACCCCTGAACTCGTGTACAATATTTCGATATGAATTTTTCCACACCTCTGTCCGTTCATTTAATAGCTTAAGCCTGTTCCATACTCATACAGAAGTTCCCCATTTCCCCCTGGAATCGTGACAGGAAGTTGTCCAGTAGGGTTGTTATCCCCGAATATCGTCGCAGCAGTCGCTTCAAAACTCGAGTCTCTGAAACCATACTGTGCCAAGTACGCATCGACTTCCGGATAGGCCATGATGTCATAAGGATTACGGATACCGACACCGATGATCGGTGTATCCGTCTCTTGCATGATTCGGCCCATCATCCTCATTTGGGGATGATCCACAGAGCGTGTCCATACGTTATATGTGTAGGTGCTGTAAATGATCTGATCCGCCTCACCTATCTCTTGCATTTGATCTTCTGATAATTGGTCATAGGAAGAAGCTTCGATGACCGTTGTATTAGGGTGTTCATTGATGATGGCATTACCGAGCGAACCCACAAAGGAACTGCCGATCACAACCACTTTCTCTTCCTCGATGCGATCAAGTGGCAATACGCCATCATTTTTCACCATTGTAATCGATTGTTCAGAGGCTTCTTTTTCCACTTGCTGATGAGCTTCAGACCCGACGATTTGCTGTGCCTGTTCAATTTTTTCATTAACTGGTAATGGTTGTTCCGATTGTATGATACCGCGATTCAACTTCAGAGTCAGAATACGATTGACAGAATCGTTGATTGTCTCGATCGCCACTTCACCTTCGTCAACCGCATCATACAGGCCAGTCGCAACTTCTTCTAAACCAACAGGCATGAGAACAATGTCTGTGCCTGCGTTAACAGCGCGAATAGCTGCATCGACAGCCCCAAAGTGGTCGGCTATAGCGTTCATATTCATAGCATCCGTAATGACCACTCCATCATATCCCATATCCTCGCGCATCAATCCTGTAAGTACTTTTTCAGACAAAGTCGCAGGCAAGGCGATTTGCGATCCGTCTTTCTGAGAAGTGACTTGTGTATCATCAATTTCAGGGAATGTGATGTGAGCGGTCATGATAGCATCGATTCCTGCATCCATCGCTTGTTGGAACGGATATAATTCTACTTCTTTTAAGCGCTCCAGATCATAAGGGACTTCTGGCAATCCGAGGTGGGAGTCGACCGCTGTATCCCCATGTCCTGGGAAATGTTTAGCCGTTGCTGCCACACCTGTTTCCTGGAGCCCTGTCGTATAAGCGACGCCCATTTCTCCTACCAGCTCGGGGTTCCCACCGAAAGAGCGGACCCCAATGACAGGATTGTCCGGATTATTGTTCACATCCATCACAGGCGCAAGGTTCATGTTGATGCCAAGAGCTGAGAGTTCTTCCCCGATCGCTCGTCCTACATTCCGGGTGATTTCCTCGGATCTTGTAGCGCCTAAGGCCATGTTACCAGGCATATCCGTCCCTGATTGCAAGCGCGTGACGATGCCGCCTTCCTGGTCAATTGTCATTAAAAGACCAAATTTTTCAGCTGCCGCTTGGTAGTCTGAAACCAGTTCAGCGGTCTGCTCTGTCGTCACGACGTTTTCCCGGAACAAAATAACTCCGCCGAGATGATACTCTTCTACCTGTTCTTCGATTTCAGGAAGCATACTCGTTACGTCTTCTCCATCCCACGTACGGAAGTCCGGCATCAGCATTTGTCCGACTTTTTCTTCAACTGTCATGTTTTCAAGAGCATGGGAAATAATATCGTACCGTTCCCCCTTCCCTTTTTTGATCGTCGGTTTAAATTCCGGTTTCCCCTTGCCTTTGTCCGAACGAACCGGCTTATAATCTAAGGCAATCCTATCTTTATGAACACCGTCACTTACAGAAATCCATGTTCTCCCTGGTTGCCCGGTGAACGTAACTTCGCCGCCTTTGTCCACTGTGGCAACATTTTGATTTTTAGACAACCACTGGATCCCTTCCTCCACTTTTTTGAAATGACCTTCCTCATACACGTTCAAGGCACTAAGTGTGAACGTATCTCCTTCTACCGTCACGTCCGACTCCGGGACATTTTGCAAAATGATCATGTCCGAAACCCCCGATGTTTCAGCCGCGGCTACTCGCGACTCTTGCACCATATGAGGCAGCATTAAACAAAGGGCGAGCATCAAAATGAGCAACCATCTCCCACTCCTGTACATTCAACATTCCTCCTTGTCATATCTATTTGTAAAAGACGGGCGCTTACCCACACGGAAAACGTCCCTTCTTTTCCAAACTCTTTTCACTTAGATGACCTTGGCGAAAAACAGTGGATAGTGGACATTGTACTCTGAATACCACCGCCCATGTGTAAGCGTTTACACATTGTAATAACAAGCGTAACTGATTTACATTCTAGTCGTCTATACCACTTATGACCCTATATACACAAAAACCCTTCATTTCCAAAACTTTACTCCTAATACAATGGAATCATTTTGAAATAAAATATCAAAATTTACATATTATTCTGTAAAAAAAGCACAAAATCCACTCCTCTGAAGAAGTGGATTTTCAGCCTCATTGAGGTTCATTCATCTCTATTTTTCGTAACGACCGATTATTTCTAACACTTTCTCGGTCATCGACGTATCCACGGCATCATTAAAGTCAATGTCTCCGCTGATCGCTCCGTTCGCATCATACATTTCAAACTGCTTCTTAATATCATCCACGAACATTTCCCCATTCGGGTCGAGCCCTGTCACACCGACTTTTTTCCAAATCTCAGGATCCTTCAAAGCTGTGTGTTTAGTCATGATGTCAATAACCTCGTCAAGTCCATCATCATGAAGGAAAGCATCGTTGTAATCACGTACACCTTTCAAGTAAGCGGCCATGAAACGTAAGGAAACATCCGTTTCTTTTTCAACGAACGAAGGTGAACCTAAGACCATAGCGATTTGTGCATCTGGCGCATAATCGGTCGCATCCCCAAAACGCACATGCAGCCCTTCCGATTCCCCTTGGGTGATCAATGGTTCAATTTGGAGAGCGGCATCGATTGATTTGTTCCCCATAGCTGCGAGCATGTTGCCGAAGTCAGACATGAGAACGAGCTCAACGTCATCTTCCGTCAATCCTGCGTGGTCTAGCATACGATGATAAATATAGTCATCCACTGCGTTTTTAGAAGAAACAGCGATTCGTTTCCCTTTCAAATCCGCGTAATCCTTAATTTCACCTTGTAAATCTTCACGGATAACAAAACTGAAGTATGAGTTACCGTCATAATAGTGACCTTTATCAGCAATGATTTTTACGTCAATGCCTTGTGCAATCGCATTGAAAAAGGAAGCGGTTGATACGCCACCCGCAATATCCACTTCCCCAGCTGCTAATGCTGGGAGCATGTCGTCACTGTTAGCGAATGTCGTGAACTTGATATCGATGTTGTAATCATCAAAGTACCCTTTTTCTTCGGCAATATAAAAACCTGCCCCTGAGGCAGCGCCATCTTCAGCTATGACGACGGTGGCTTCTTCTTCAAGGGGTGCCAGGTCACCGGATGGGGCTTTTTGCGACTCTTTCTGCTCCTCTTTTTGCTCATTAGCTCCACATCCCGCTAAAACAAAAACAACAAATAAAAAAGACAATAAAGCTAAAGTTTTCTTTATCATGGGAGTTCGTTCCCCTTTCTAATTTCTTGATCGTTGCACTTCGTCTTGAAGGTGATTCCAAATCTCCACAAATTGTTCTGCCATAACAGGATCTGCACGAACTTGTTCCATGTTCCTTGGCCGTGGCAGGTTGATGCGTTTTTCATCAATGATTTTCCCTGGTTGGGAGCTCATTAACAGGATACGATCACTAAGTAGGAGGGCTTCATCTATGCTATGAGTAATGAATAACACAGTTTTCTTCGTTTCTGACCAAATATTGAGCAGTTCTTCCTGCAAAATGAATTTATTCTGTTCATCAAGAGCAGCGAATGGTTCATCCATCAGCAAGATTTCCGGATCGTTGGCAAAAGCGCGCGCGATACTGACTCGCTGTTTCATCCCACCGGACAACTCTTTCGGATACAATTCAGCAAAGCGATCGAGGCCGACTTTTTCCAAATAATAAGACGTACGCTGCTTGATTTCATTATGTGGCAAATGCCTCATCTTCAAGCCAAAGCTCACATTCCCTTCAACAGTCAACCATGGAATGACTCCACGTTCTTGGAAGACCATTGATTGGAGCGGGCGGTCTGCTTGGCTGCGGGCTATCTCGAATGTTCCAGAACTCGGTTTCTCTAATTCTGCTAGTATGCGGAGCAATGTCGTCTTCCCGCATCCACTCGGTCCAACGAGACAAACGAACTCTCCATCGGCAATATCAAGCGAGATCCCTTCAAGCGCTGTGACTCGACTTTCTTTTTTATAAAAAACTTTCGTCAAATCATTGATTGATATTTTCGGATCCATACCATCCTCTCCTTCCATCCTTTACCGCCACGGCAGTAACTTAGCTTGCAAACCTCTCAGCATCAAGGAAAACAGGTACCCAAAGAAAGATATGAGCACAAGGCCGACGTACATCTCTTTCAATAAGAAGGCTTTGTAGGAGGTCCAAATCAAGTATCCTATTCCTGAGTTCGCCCCCATCATTTCTGCTGCGACAATAGTGAGTAAGGCAATTGCCTGCCCCATTTGAATCCCTTCCAACATGACAGGGAGTGAGCCCGGCAGAGCTATCTTGAAAAAGAATTGCTTAGAATCGGCGCCGTAATTTTTGGCAACATCCAAATAAATCCGGTCGATATTGATTACTCCTGCAACGGTGTTGATGATAACGGGAAAAAATACACTTCCTGCAATGGTGACAATTTTGGAAACTTCTCCGACACCAAATAAAATGATGATGATTGGCAATAAGGCAAGCGTCGGAATTGGCATCAAGGCCATAACAAGAGGCGATAAGAAGTGTCGTACTGGTGAGTAGAGCCCCATCAGTAATCCGAGGACAATCGCCGGAATCACACCAAGCAAAAACCCTGCAAAAATACGGTAAAGCGAAATGCCGATATGACCGAACAACTCGCCGCTCATTCCCATCGCCCAGAAGGTACCGACAATCTCTGACGGTGGCGGGAAGAAACGCGCGTCAATCAACCCCGTGCGTGATAAAAATTCCCACAGCAATAAAATGAAGATTGGCGATGAAATGGTCAACACTTGTTTGAACCGGTGTTGAAGCTGCCTTTTTTTCCATTCCTTTTTTTCAATTAGTAAAGGATCGTGAACAAGTTCCCTTTCACGCTCTTTCATGTTTCACCACCTCTTTGCTAATTTATGTACATCTGCCTATTTGTGTGAAAGAGACTTAACCCTTGTAATACGATGTGCATCGTATTACAATGTCATTAGAATAATTTGGTAAAGGTGTGAAACTATGGACCGGGAAATCATGAAAGGAAGCATTGATATCCTTATGCTCAATCTTGTCAACAGACACGATATGTACGGTTACGAAATCGTGAAGCATTTGAGAGAAGAAAGTGACCAATTGTATAACATGAGCGAAGGGACGCTTTATCCCGCACTTAAACGTTTGGAAAAAAAAGAATGGCTTACTTCTTATTGGACAGAAACTACACATGGGCGGAGAAAATATTACAAAATCACAGATGAAGGACGTAAAATCCTACTCCAAAAACTGGAGGAATGGAAGAGTGTGAACGATCTGATCACAAAAACGACAGGTGATTTCACATGAAAAAATTTGAAAAGCATGTTAATCAGATTTTAAACCAGATGCAAAGCCCACCTGAAGAGCGCGAAGAAATCAAAGAAGAACTGTTAACCCATCTTGAAGCAGCCAAACAAAACTACATAACCCATGGAGAGAAAGAGAAAACTGCTGAAAAGCTCGCAATCCAAGATTTCGGGGCTCCTGCTATGGTCGGCGATGGATTACAGGAGACTCTTTATCCTTTTCAGCGGGGACTTCTTTATGGCATCGGGGTTGCAACCCTTTTATTAGGGGTGTTCCTGCATCTGAACATGGCCTTTTCATTCGGTGAACCTGAACCGATTTGGCTATTTACCCAACTCGTCTTTGGGAGTCTGGTCACTTTAGCTGCAATGAATATATCCTGGATGGGGAGACACTTCTGGTCTGTTAATGTCATCGTCTTCTTAACAGCGATATGGAATGGCTTTAACCTTGTAATCGTTACACAGTTCTTTTCCCTACAAGTCATCTTGTTCATGACTTATATATTTATCCTTGTACTTTTGTGCTTAATTTTCATCGGTCGTAACTCCTACTTCGCATCAGAAAAGACAAACGCCGCTCCAAAGGAAAAAACAATAACGAAGATCAGTCATATTCTCAATATTATTTTTGGCGTAATAATCTGTATCGCAGCACTATTAATGGTGTGGGGGATGTTAGTATTCACAGGTTTTACATGGAGAAGCTTGCTTCCGATTAGTGTGATCATCGCCTGGCTCATTTTCTATAAATTTCAAATGGTACTGATCGGCAAACGTCCGATTTTGGCTATTTTTACCGGGTTGTTGTTCATGGGCGCTGTAGCCATCTCTCCATTTACCATCTTAAAAGTATTTATGTAAAGGAGGAGTTTATGTATGGAAGAAATCCTTGAAATTATCGGATGGCCGGTCTTGCTCGGCTTCTTGGTTATCCATGTCGCTCTACTCCTATTCAAATGCACAAAAGCTGTTCTTCTTACAAGTAAAGTAATGGCAGGAACTGGAGTACTTCTAATGTGCCTCGGACTTATCCAACATCTGCTTTTGGGTGTTTATGGGGTGATTATCATGCTCTGTGGTATTGTCTTCAACTTCCTGACTAAAGATCACATGGAAAGTAGGTGAATCAATCGATGGCACTAAAAAAGAAAAATCTTCTATTTATAAGCGGCGTGGTTATTCTTTTCATTACCCTATACTGGACAGGGACTTTCGCGGATCCTCAAACCGGTCATACAGGGATTGGACATAATCCAGCGCTTTCCCCGGACGATCAGGAAATTGCTTTTACTTATTTCAAAAATGACCATGGTTCTCTTTACACGGCGCCTGCGGAGGGGGAGAAGCAGAACGTCTCCTGGATCCGGAAGATGGGAAAGATGACCTTCGACCAACTTATTCTCCAGACGGAGAGTCGTTGATTTTCCTGCGCGAATGGGACGGGGAAGAGCATTTATATAAACAACTGATGCTTTATGAAGACGGTAAAGCTCGCTCTCTCCTTGATAAAAATGAATATGTACCTTTCGCAGAATTCGCTCCTGATGGAGAACACTTGTATTTTGTAAAAAACAGCAAGTATACCGAAACTTCCAACAATCGAACACAACCAAACGGTTTCGATATTTATAAAATGAACCTGGGTACAGAGGATATAGAACAAATTACGAACATGAATACCGTGTCGATTTCTTCTCTGCAAGTCATCGAAGACGGAGAAAAACTAATGTACAGCACTAGCTACGAAACTTCCAGCATTGAAATTCTCGACCTGAGCACAGGTGAAACAAAAACTATTCTTCCTGAGTCCACAGACTATTCAAAAGCTCAAAGCCCGTCGTTGTCGGCACCAAGATTATCTCCAAATGGAGAAATGATTGCCTTTGCAGATGTCGCATCAAAATCAAAGAATGGAACGTTTCAATATGAAATTTTCACTATGGATACAGAAGGGGAAAATATTTCACAAGTAACCAATTTCTCTGACTATGCCGGCAAGCCGCTTTTCTTTCAAGAGTCCAATAAACTATTCATAACCGTCGATCGCAACTTCGCTGGTAGACAACCAGATTACGAGTATTGGGTGGTTGAGCGTGATGGAACAAATAGAAAGCAGGTCATAATAGAAATTCCTGACCATGAGGAAGAAACTTCCTGACCTTTTCGCTCTCTTAATTAGTCCAAGCTACCGATTACAACCACACAGCGATATCCTTCCTCCAAACGAAGTTATTCAATAAAACAGTAAAAAGATCAGCCTCTCATATAGAAGAGACTGATCTTTTTCATCGTGGACTAACAGTTTCGAATGTATTAGGGTCCGCTTCAATTTCAATATTTTCCGGAACCTTTATATATAAAGCGGACATACTCCAGCCACTAACGATATCCCCGGAGTTTTTTTCATCTGAGAACTGCTTATACGGGAATTCCTTTTCATACAATTTATATTCAATTTGGACCGTTTCAGACGGGAACACGTTAAGCTTACCCTCTGATAAGTCTACCCTGGGTTTGTAGCGTCGCTTGATTGCAATGCCGTTGATACTCATTGGCGTTTGGTAGTATGTCGCTTCGACAGCGTTTTCTACCGACTCTGTATGTTCGACAAAAATGTTCACCCCATTCACATCGTTACTGGGTGTTGATAAAAACAGTTCATCGCTCTCGTAATCCAACGTCCACTGTTCCATAATGAGTCCTTCATCAATCTGCTCCGTTTTTCCTTCTTGCAAATGAGTATAGAGCTGTTCAGATTGTGTGTCAGGTACACTTCCCTCTTCTTGAGAATCGATTCGATCGACCGGCAGCAAAAGAAAAATGCTGGTCGAGACTAACAATAAGACAACGTATCCTATCATCATCCACCATCCAGTCTTTCCACGTGATAAACCGACTTTTGCGCTTTTACTCGTAGTAATAGTAAGCATAAGTACCACCACTAGAATAATCAGGATAGGTAAAAAGCTGAGTATCATTGTTTCACCTCCAACCGGTTAGATATAAGGGTGGCAAGCGCGTAAAAAATAGTTGTAGCTGCAATTGTCTTTATGACAAACAAAATAAAATTGGATTCTTGAAAAATGAATTTCAAAACGAATGAATCTACGGACATCCCGCTTCTGCTTAGTAAAATCAAGGTTCCAAACACGATAACGGGAAGTAAGATGACAAACATTTTATTCCATTGGATAATCATGCCGGACAAATATCCAATACTGCTGAACAGAAAGATGCTCAAGGTGGTGGCAAGGAAACCAATGATGAACACACCCGGACCTACTGCTCCACCAGCAAGGAAGATTTCCTCACCAGGAAGGAAAAAGTAAGTGATCACTTTCAGCAAGTATCCTGACAGGATTGCTGTAATGGCCCCGATTCCACAAATGGTGAACAAGAAAGCAATAGTTGAAAAAGTACTGCTCGCCCGATTGGTTACAAAGGCAAAATCATCCTCACGGTAAGCTTTAGTCGTTAAGAGGAAGGCGGTTATGAATCCCCAGAAAATCGTAAATATCAGCACCATATCAGCGTTGAAATAATCTATACGAATATCATAACCTGTGGTCCCTCTCCCTCTCGAGCCCGTTCCATTCAGTGAAAACAACACGCCAAGCAGTTGTATGATGACCAGTGAGGTAAACACACCAATATACGCCCGCCACTTGTAACTAAATTGTTTTTTTACGATATCAGCGGTCTGGACTTCGATCAAAGACATCGTCCACACCTCCTTTTCTCCCTTTTTCATCAGTCACATAGACACACAAATCACTTGCTGATACGGCTGACAAACCGATGCCCGCCAGCTGCATTTGCTGCCGTTCATATTCATTAAACGTATTCTCAACAACCATATACCGATCATCCACGCCTGTTTCCCGAGTATAAAAAACTTCCTGATTCTGAACCCAAGGCTCCAGTACATCCCTCTTGCCTGCAAGACCAATACTGTACTCTTTCAGCTCATCCATCGACATTTGCCAATAGAGTTCCCCTTTATCGATAAGTACGATTTCTTCCAGAACATCTTCCATTTCTTCTAAATGATGAGTCGATAAGAGGATTGTACGTGGGTGTGCCAAATAATCCTTCAACAAGGCACGGTAAAAATCTTTCCTCACCGCAGCGTCCATACCGGTCGTAGGCTCATCGAAGATTGTCAATGGCGAACGTGAGGCCAGCCCAATAATCATGTTAAACGTGCTTTCATACCCTTTAGACAATTCATTATGACGCTGCTTCGGATGAAACCCGAAGTATTTGAATAAGCGTCCGGCAAGTTCGTGATCCCAATTGTGGTAAAAGCGCCGCCCCTCTTCTAGTATTTCTTTCAAGGTGAGTGGGGCAGGGAAATTCATCTCATCATCAATATAGATCGTGTTGGCTGAGACAAACAAATCGTTGAACGGTCTCCTTCCATACACCTCTACACTACCGGACTGTTCTTTCAATAGCCCTGCTAAAATTTTCATGAAAGTCGTCTTTCCTGCCCCATTGCGTCCGACCAGGCCGACAATTTTATTTTCGTCGATCGAAACAGTAAAGTCGCTGAGCGCTTTTTTCCTCCGATAAGTTTTCGTTAAACTCTTACATTCGATTGCCTTCATCACTCTTCTCCCTTCCAAGCTTCCCGAACGAGCCCGACAACCTCTTCTTCGGACATCTCAAGGTGACCCGCTTCAGTAATGAGATCATTAATCTTTTTTTTCAAGGTTTGATTTTTCCGTTTATCCAAGATGATAGATTTCGCAGCGTGAGAAACGAACTTACCAATCCCGCGCTTGTCATAAAGGATGCCCTCTTCTGCAAGCTTAGTCAGACCCTTGGCCGCTGTCGCTGGATTAATGTTGTACATATCGGCGAGCTTGTATTGGGAATGAACTTTCTCATCCTGCCTGAAATTATCGTGCAGAATCTCACTCTCCATCCATTCTGCTATTTGGATATAGATCGGTTTCATGCCATCTGTATCGAGGATCACTGTATCGCCTTCTCTCTGAATTGGTGCATTAGTGTTGTAATGTAGTATATTACTTCAACCAGGATTTGACAAGGAATATTCCTATTTAAGTTTTAATTCAGACTGGGCATATTCGCTTGAAATCTCATGAAATCCCCCATACTCCAAATATTGAATATTCCTCTTCGGCGTATCAGTATCCTCCGTGATCCAAAAACACGTTTCAAATAACCAACAAAAGGAAAATGTCTCATACAAGTAAAAAAAGGAGGATACAGCATGAAAGGTGTTACTTATCAGGGAAAAGAGCAAATGACGGTTAAAGAAGTCGAAACTCCAACAATCCAGGAAAATGGAGATATGATTGTCCGTATTACTGCTTCTGGAATTTGCGGGTCCGATCTGCATCTTTATAAAGGCGGTATGGAGCCTTCTCAAGACTATGTCGTCGGACACGAACCGATGGGCATCGTTGAGGAAGTCGGTCCAGATGTAAAGAGTCTGAAAAAAGGTGACCGTGTCGTCATCCCTTTCAATATCGGTTGTGGCGAATGCTTCTTCTGTAAG
Coding sequences within:
- a CDS encoding ABC transporter ATP-binding protein, with translation MKAIECKSLTKTYRRKKALSDFTVSIDENKIVGLVGRNGAGKTTFMKILAGLLKEQSGSVEVYGRRPFNDLFVSANTIYIDDEMNFPAPLTLKEILEEGRRFYHNWDHELAGRLFKYFGFHPKQRHNELSKGYESTFNMIIGLASRSPLTIFDEPTTGMDAAVRKDFYRALLKDYLAHPRTILLSTHHLEEMEDVLEEIVLIDKGELYWQMSMDELKEYSIGLAGKRDVLEPWVQNQEVFYTRETGVDDRYMVVENTFNEYERQQMQLAGIGLSAVSASDLCVYVTDEKGRKGGVDDVFDRSPDR
- a CDS encoding glycoside hydrolase family 3 protein; translated protein: MYRSGRWLLILMLALCLMLPHMVQESRVAAAETSGVSDMIILQNVPESDVTVEGDTFTLSALNVYEEGHFKKVEEGIQWLSKNQNVATVDKGGEVTFTGQPGRTWISVSDGVHKDRIALDYKPVRSDKGKGKPEFKPTIKKGKGERYDIISHALENMTVEEKVGQMLMPDFRTWDGEDVTSMLPEIEEQVEEYHLGGVILFRENVVTTEQTAELVSDYQAAAEKFGLLMTIDQEGGIVTRLQSGTDMPGNMALGATRSEEITRNVGRAIGEELSALGINMNLAPVMDVNNNPDNPVIGVRSFGGNPELVGEMGVAYTTGLQETGVAATAKHFPGHGDTAVDSHLGLPEVPYDLERLKEVELYPFQQAMDAGIDAIMTAHITFPEIDDTQVTSQKDGSQIALPATLSEKVLTGLMREDMGYDGVVITDAMNMNAIADHFGAVDAAIRAVNAGTDIVLMPVGLEEVATGLYDAVDEGEVAIETINDSVNRILTLKLNRGIIQSEQPLPVNEKIEQAQQIVGSEAHQQVEKEASEQSITMVKNDGVLPLDRIEEEKVVVIGSSFVGSLGNAIINEHPNTTVIEASSYDQLSEDQMQEIGEADQIIYSTYTYNVWTRSVDHPQMRMMGRIMQETDTPIIGVGIRNPYDIMAYPEVDAYLAQYGFRDSSFEATAATIFGDNNPTGQLPVTIPGGNGELLYEYGTGLSY
- a CDS encoding permease prefix domain 1-containing protein produces the protein MKKFEKHVNQILNQMQSPPEEREEIKEELLTHLEAAKQNYITHGEKEKTAEKLAIQDFGAPAMVGDGLQETLYPFQRGLLYGIGVATLLLGVFLHLNMAFSFGEPEPIWLFTQLVFGSLVTLAAMNISWMGRHFWSVNVIVFLTAIWNGFNLVIVTQFFSLQVILFMTYIFILVLLCLIFIGRNSYFASEKTNAAPKEKTITKISHILNIIFGVIICIAALLMVWGMLVFTGFTWRSLLPISVIIAWLIFYKFQMVLIGKRPILAIFTGLLFMGAVAISPFTILKVFM
- a CDS encoding PadR family transcriptional regulator; this encodes MDREIMKGSIDILMLNLVNRHDMYGYEIVKHLREESDQLYNMSEGTLYPALKRLEKKEWLTSYWTETTHGRRKYYKITDEGRKILLQKLEEWKSVNDLITKTTGDFT
- a CDS encoding ABC transporter substrate-binding protein, encoding MIKKTLALLSFLFVVFVLAGCGANEQKEEQKESQKAPSGDLAPLEEEATVVIAEDGAASGAGFYIAEEKGYFDDYNIDIKFTTFANSDDMLPALAAGEVDIAGGVSTASFFNAIAQGIDVKIIADKGHYYDGNSYFSFVIREDLQGEIKDYADLKGKRIAVSSKNAVDDYIYHRMLDHAGLTEDDVELVLMSDFGNMLAAMGNKSIDAALQIEPLITQGESEGLHVRFGDATDYAPDAQIAMVLGSPSFVEKETDVSLRFMAAYLKGVRDYNDAFLHDDGLDEVIDIMTKHTALKDPEIWKKVGVTGLDPNGEMFVDDIKKQFEMYDANGAISGDIDFNDAVDTSMTEKVLEIIGRYEK
- a CDS encoding ABC transporter permease, producing MKERERELVHDPLLIEKKEWKKRQLQHRFKQVLTISSPIFILLLWEFLSRTGLIDARFFPPPSEIVGTFWAMGMSGELFGHIGISLYRIFAGFLLGVIPAIVLGLLMGLYSPVRHFLSPLVMALMPIPTLALLPIIIILFGVGEVSKIVTIAGSVFFPVIINTVAGVINIDRIYLDVAKNYGADSKQFFFKIALPGSLPVMLEGIQMGQAIALLTIVAAEMMGANSGIGYLIWTSYKAFLLKEMYVGLVLISFFGYLFSLMLRGLQAKLLPWR
- a CDS encoding GntR family transcriptional regulator, coding for MILDTDGMKPIYIQIAEWMESEILHDNFRQDEKVHSQYKLADMYNINPATAAKGLTKLAEEGILYDKRGIGKFVSHAAKSIILDKRKNQTLKKKINDLITEAGHLEMSEEEVVGLVREAWKGEE
- a CDS encoding PD40 domain-containing protein, with amino-acid sequence MIFLREWDGEEHLYKQLMLYEDGKARSLLDKNEYVPFAEFAPDGEHLYFVKNSKYTETSNNRTQPNGFDIYKMNLGTEDIEQITNMNTVSISSLQVIEDGEKLMYSTSYETSSIEILDLSTGETKTILPESTDYSKAQSPSLSAPRLSPNGEMIAFADVASKSKNGTFQYEIFTMDTEGENISQVTNFSDYAGKPLFFQESNKLFITVDRNFAGRQPDYEYWVVERDGTNRKQVIIEIPDHEEETS
- a CDS encoding ABC transporter ATP-binding protein, which encodes MDPKISINDLTKVFYKKESRVTALEGISLDIADGEFVCLVGPSGCGKTTLLRILAELEKPSSGTFEIARSQADRPLQSMVFQERGVIPWLTVEGNVSFGLKMRHLPHNEIKQRTSYYLEKVGLDRFAELYPKELSGGMKQRVSIARAFANDPEILLMDEPFAALDEQNKFILQEELLNIWSETKKTVLFITHSIDEALLLSDRILLMSSQPGKIIDEKRINLPRPRNMEQVRADPVMAEQFVEIWNHLQDEVQRSRN